The following coding sequences lie in one Chitinophagaceae bacterium genomic window:
- a CDS encoding tryptophanase, which produces MTKTIIEPFRIKTVEPISLTTKSQRQRLLKSACYNPFLLHSKDIIIDLLTDSGTSAMSIHQWAGIMLGDESYAGAGSWLKLEKTIHELTGMPHILPTHQGRAAERILYGQLGGKGKIFIANTHFDTTRANIEFTGATAIDCLTSEAMDLNSEFHFKGDMDTDELKKLIKKHGRKNIAAIILTVTNNTGGGQPVSMRNAIEVRKICDEHGLMLVLDMCRIAENSYFIHHFEKGFSSKSYYEIAQQMCRLADACVMSAKKDGLANMGGFLSLKDDAVAMACTNLLIITEGFTTYGGLAGRDMEAIAVGLKEVFEPDYLKYRIESTKYFGNHLYEKGIPLMHPIGGHAVYIDAKEFYHHIPVEQYPGQALVCELYLAGGIRCVEIGSVMFGKYNAKGKLIPAAQELVRLAIPRRVYTQSHIDYVIEVFDEVYKNRNRAKGLRIIYEPKFLRHFTAKFERM; this is translated from the coding sequence ATGACAAAAACTATTATCGAGCCTTTTAGGATCAAAACAGTCGAACCCATTTCACTCACTACCAAATCGCAGCGGCAGCGCTTGCTCAAGAGTGCCTGTTACAATCCGTTTTTGCTGCATTCAAAAGATATAATCATCGACCTGCTTACCGACAGCGGCACTTCAGCTATGAGCATCCATCAATGGGCGGGAATTATGCTGGGCGATGAATCTTATGCCGGTGCAGGCAGTTGGCTGAAGCTGGAAAAAACCATCCACGAACTGACAGGCATGCCACACATTCTTCCTACACATCAGGGAAGGGCGGCAGAACGGATTTTGTACGGTCAGCTTGGCGGCAAAGGAAAAATCTTTATTGCCAATACCCACTTTGATACCACACGCGCCAACATTGAGTTTACCGGAGCAACAGCTATTGATTGTCTTACCTCCGAAGCAATGGATCTCAATTCCGAATTTCATTTTAAAGGTGATATGGATACCGATGAACTGAAAAAGCTGATCAAAAAGCATGGAAGAAAAAATATAGCTGCCATTATTCTCACCGTCACCAACAATACAGGCGGTGGGCAACCCGTATCGATGCGCAATGCAATTGAGGTGAGAAAGATTTGTGACGAACATGGGTTGATGCTTGTACTCGACATGTGCCGTATTGCAGAAAACAGCTATTTCATTCATCATTTTGAAAAAGGATTTTCTTCCAAGAGCTACTATGAAATCGCTCAGCAAATGTGCCGTCTGGCAGATGCCTGTGTAATGAGCGCGAAGAAAGACGGGCTTGCAAACATGGGCGGTTTTCTATCGCTAAAAGATGATGCGGTAGCTATGGCCTGTACGAACCTGCTGATCATTACGGAAGGTTTTACTACTTATGGCGGACTTGCTGGCCGCGATATGGAAGCAATCGCGGTTGGTCTGAAAGAAGTTTTTGAACCTGATTACCTTAAGTATCGGATTGAAAGCACAAAATATTTCGGTAATCATTTGTACGAAAAGGGAATCCCGCTCATGCATCCAATCGGAGGTCATGCTGTATACATTGATGCCAAAGAGTTTTATCATCACATTCCTGTTGAGCAATATCCCGGACAGGCACTTGTTTGTGAATTGTACCTCGCCGGTGGAATTCGTTGCGTTGAAATTGGCAGCGTAATGTTTGGGAAGTATAACGCGAAAGGAAAATTAATTCCGGCAGCACAGGAATTAGTCCGGCTCGCTATTCCAAGAAGGGTGTACACACAAAGTCATATTGATTATGTAATCGAAGTATTTGATGAAGTCTACAAAAACAGGAATCGGGCGAAGGGGCTTCGCATTATCTACGAACCAAAATTTCTCCGCCACTTTACTGCGAAGTTTGAAAGAATGTAA
- a CDS encoding TatD family hydrolase — protein sequence MKLIDTHCHLYLPEFDADRDAMMQRAMQAGVDGFFLPNVESGTIESMLDLRATYREKCFPMMGLHPCSVKEDWKEELKIIEDYLFRKPELQFRGIGETGLDFYWDKTFIPQQKENFQLHIDWAKELELPIIIHSRDATDACIEMIRENKSEKLSGIFHCFSGDINQAQQIIELGFYLGIGGVVTFKNGGLDKVLEQLDLSHLVLETDAPYLAPVPHRGKRNESSYLPLIAEKIGIIKNLSTEEVASITTSNAKQVFAY from the coding sequence GTGAAGCTGATTGATACCCATTGCCATCTTTACCTGCCGGAATTTGATGCGGATCGTGATGCCATGATGCAAAGGGCGATGCAGGCCGGAGTTGATGGCTTTTTCCTGCCAAACGTTGAATCAGGAACCATTGAAAGCATGCTGGATTTAAGAGCAACCTACCGGGAAAAATGCTTTCCAATGATGGGTTTGCATCCTTGTTCGGTGAAAGAAGACTGGAAGGAGGAGCTTAAAATTATTGAAGACTATTTATTCAGAAAACCTGAGCTACAATTCCGGGGTATTGGTGAAACAGGACTGGATTTCTATTGGGATAAAACTTTTATACCCCAACAGAAAGAAAACTTTCAATTGCATATTGATTGGGCTAAGGAATTGGAGCTACCGATTATCATTCACAGCCGCGACGCAACTGATGCTTGCATTGAAATGATCCGGGAAAACAAATCAGAAAAACTCAGTGGCATCTTCCATTGTTTTTCCGGCGATATAAACCAGGCACAACAAATAATTGAATTGGGATTTTATTTAGGCATTGGTGGGGTGGTAACTTTCAAAAACGGCGGCCTTGACAAAGTGCTGGAGCAATTGGATCTGAGTCACCTTGTACTGGAAACAGATGCGCCTTACCTCGCACCCGTTCCACACCGTGGAAAGCGAAATGAAAGCAGTTATCTTCCGTTGATTGCTGAGAAAATCGGCATTATTAAAAACCTTTCCACTGAAGAGGTCGCTTCAATTACCACTTCCAATGCGAAACAGGTATTTGCGTATTGA